The proteins below come from a single Triticum aestivum cultivar Chinese Spring chromosome 5D, IWGSC CS RefSeq v2.1, whole genome shotgun sequence genomic window:
- the LOC123119113 gene encoding uncharacterized protein At1g76660 isoform X2, whose translation MAAPGSSNGGGGSRSQQQQPQQDKSIWAGCFSGLSCFGAQKGGKRIVPAARMPDGNASTNRGNAQSGGNPNQNGAMNLPLLAPPSSPASFSNSALPSTAQSPNCFLSISANSPGGPTSNMFAVGPYANEPQLVSPPAAFSTYTTEPSTAPLTPPPELAHATTPSSPDVPYARFLSSSMGLKTAGKEHNMHYYSGGSGLQGPYPLYQPGSPSSSLISPASVTPRTGLSSPIPEQNVPTAAHWKTSRSACDTPYSIASPIPEQEVPTAHWKTSRSACDTPYSRTSPSNIFGLDSAATRNSLLDSNFFRPAASAQFYLDQAYNGGRLSVSRDKQDADEVEAYRASFGFSADEMVTSTQRYAEAPDATLDEGFSISPFGNSAPVNNTEEVCLFNDPLPNHEVQKVGKMGRSLSNAKEMMTSPSKKAADQLPHKAVHLDIFKGTKGGYLSEDDTLAAKDCHPFRMTRDEISLKPIEVRKKAPAGQACSGAEVEFRRARSLREANSVLSWRSTLSRQLQ comes from the exons ATGGCGGCGCCGGGGAGCAGTAATGGCGGTGGCGGCAGCAGAtcccagcagcagcagccgcagcaggaCAAG AGTATATGGGCTGGCTGTTTCTCTGGCTTGTCATGCTTCGGGGCGCAGAAGGGTGGAAAGCGTATAGTTCCTGCAGCACGTATGCCCGACGGGAACGCTTCGACTAACCGTGGAAATGCTCAGTCTGGTGGCAATCCCAACCAAAATGGGGCTATGAATCTGCCCCTTCTCGCGCCACCGTCATCGCCGGCATCCTTCTCCAACTCTGCACTTCCTTCGACTGCCCAGTCACCTAACTGCTTCCTGTCAATCTCTGCAAATTCTCCTGGTGGCCCAACATCTAACATGTTTGCTGTTGGACCATATGCCAATGAGCCGCAGCTCGTCTCGCCTCCAGCAGCCTTTTCGACCTACACAACCGAGCCATCCACAGCACCACTGACCCCTCCTCCTGAACTGGCTCATGCAACCACTCCATCCTCTCCAGATGTCCCGTACGCTCGGTTCCTTTCGTCGTCTATGGGTCTTAAAACTGCAGGCAAGGAGCACAACATGCATTACTACTCTGGTGGTTCAGGGCTCCAGGGTCCTTATCCACTTTACCAACCAGGGAGCCCTTCCAGCAGCCTCATTTCGCCTGCCTCGGTGACTCCGAGGACTGGCCTCTCCTCGCCTATCCCTGAGCAAAATGTTCCCACTGCTGCTCACTGGAAGACGTCTAGGTCGGCCTGCGACACGCCGTACTCCATTGCTTCGCCCATACCAGAGCAAGAGGTCCCTACTGCACACTGGAAGACCTCCAGGTCTGCCTGTGACACGCCGTACTCCAGGACATCGCCCTCGAACATCTTCGGGCTTGATTCAGCTGCCACAAGAAACTCCCTGCTAGATAGCAACTTCTTCCGCCCGGCTGCATCTGCTCAGTTCTACCTGGATCAGGCTTACAATGGTGGGAGGCTCAGTGTCTCAAGGGACAAGCAAGATGCCGACGAGGTCGAAGCATACAGGGCATCGTTTGGGTTCAGTGCAGATGAGATGGTTACGAGCACTCAGCGTTACGCGGAAGCACCAGATGCCACGCTTGATGAGGGATTCAGCATATCCCCATTTGGAAACAGTGCCCCTGTTAACAACACAGAGGAGGTGTGCCTGTTCAATGATCCCCTGCCTAATCATGAGGTTCAGAAGGTGGGTAAGATGGGTAGATCACTTTCGAATGCAAAAGAGATGATGACAAGCCCCTCAAAAAAGGCAGCAGACCAGCTTCCACATAAGGCAGTGCACCTCGATATATTCAAAG GAACAAAAGGGGGGTATCTGTCCGAGGACGACACGTTGGCTGCAAAAGACTGCCATCCATTCAGGATGACTCGAGACGAGATATCTCTGAAACCGAtagaggtgaggaagaaggcccCAGCCGGGCAGGCGTGCTCGGGCGCGGAGGTCGAGTTCAGGAGGGCAAGGAGCCTGAGAGAGGCCAACAGCGTCTTGTCGTGGCGCAGCACGCTGTCAAGGCAACTACAGTAA
- the LOC123119113 gene encoding uncharacterized protein At1g76660 isoform X1 gives MAAPGSSNGGGGSRSQQQQPQQDKQSIWAGCFSGLSCFGAQKGGKRIVPAARMPDGNASTNRGNAQSGGNPNQNGAMNLPLLAPPSSPASFSNSALPSTAQSPNCFLSISANSPGGPTSNMFAVGPYANEPQLVSPPAAFSTYTTEPSTAPLTPPPELAHATTPSSPDVPYARFLSSSMGLKTAGKEHNMHYYSGGSGLQGPYPLYQPGSPSSSLISPASVTPRTGLSSPIPEQNVPTAAHWKTSRSACDTPYSIASPIPEQEVPTAHWKTSRSACDTPYSRTSPSNIFGLDSAATRNSLLDSNFFRPAASAQFYLDQAYNGGRLSVSRDKQDADEVEAYRASFGFSADEMVTSTQRYAEAPDATLDEGFSISPFGNSAPVNNTEEVCLFNDPLPNHEVQKVGKMGRSLSNAKEMMTSPSKKAADQLPHKAVHLDIFKGTKGGYLSEDDTLAAKDCHPFRMTRDEISLKPIEVRKKAPAGQACSGAEVEFRRARSLREANSVLSWRSTLSRQLQ, from the exons ATGGCGGCGCCGGGGAGCAGTAATGGCGGTGGCGGCAGCAGAtcccagcagcagcagccgcagcaggaCAAG CAGAGTATATGGGCTGGCTGTTTCTCTGGCTTGTCATGCTTCGGGGCGCAGAAGGGTGGAAAGCGTATAGTTCCTGCAGCACGTATGCCCGACGGGAACGCTTCGACTAACCGTGGAAATGCTCAGTCTGGTGGCAATCCCAACCAAAATGGGGCTATGAATCTGCCCCTTCTCGCGCCACCGTCATCGCCGGCATCCTTCTCCAACTCTGCACTTCCTTCGACTGCCCAGTCACCTAACTGCTTCCTGTCAATCTCTGCAAATTCTCCTGGTGGCCCAACATCTAACATGTTTGCTGTTGGACCATATGCCAATGAGCCGCAGCTCGTCTCGCCTCCAGCAGCCTTTTCGACCTACACAACCGAGCCATCCACAGCACCACTGACCCCTCCTCCTGAACTGGCTCATGCAACCACTCCATCCTCTCCAGATGTCCCGTACGCTCGGTTCCTTTCGTCGTCTATGGGTCTTAAAACTGCAGGCAAGGAGCACAACATGCATTACTACTCTGGTGGTTCAGGGCTCCAGGGTCCTTATCCACTTTACCAACCAGGGAGCCCTTCCAGCAGCCTCATTTCGCCTGCCTCGGTGACTCCGAGGACTGGCCTCTCCTCGCCTATCCCTGAGCAAAATGTTCCCACTGCTGCTCACTGGAAGACGTCTAGGTCGGCCTGCGACACGCCGTACTCCATTGCTTCGCCCATACCAGAGCAAGAGGTCCCTACTGCACACTGGAAGACCTCCAGGTCTGCCTGTGACACGCCGTACTCCAGGACATCGCCCTCGAACATCTTCGGGCTTGATTCAGCTGCCACAAGAAACTCCCTGCTAGATAGCAACTTCTTCCGCCCGGCTGCATCTGCTCAGTTCTACCTGGATCAGGCTTACAATGGTGGGAGGCTCAGTGTCTCAAGGGACAAGCAAGATGCCGACGAGGTCGAAGCATACAGGGCATCGTTTGGGTTCAGTGCAGATGAGATGGTTACGAGCACTCAGCGTTACGCGGAAGCACCAGATGCCACGCTTGATGAGGGATTCAGCATATCCCCATTTGGAAACAGTGCCCCTGTTAACAACACAGAGGAGGTGTGCCTGTTCAATGATCCCCTGCCTAATCATGAGGTTCAGAAGGTGGGTAAGATGGGTAGATCACTTTCGAATGCAAAAGAGATGATGACAAGCCCCTCAAAAAAGGCAGCAGACCAGCTTCCACATAAGGCAGTGCACCTCGATATATTCAAAG GAACAAAAGGGGGGTATCTGTCCGAGGACGACACGTTGGCTGCAAAAGACTGCCATCCATTCAGGATGACTCGAGACGAGATATCTCTGAAACCGAtagaggtgaggaagaaggcccCAGCCGGGCAGGCGTGCTCGGGCGCGGAGGTCGAGTTCAGGAGGGCAAGGAGCCTGAGAGAGGCCAACAGCGTCTTGTCGTGGCGCAGCACGCTGTCAAGGCAACTACAGTAA